The proteins below come from a single Panicum hallii strain FIL2 chromosome 7, PHallii_v3.1, whole genome shotgun sequence genomic window:
- the LOC112899028 gene encoding glycine--tRNA ligase, mitochondrial 1-like yields the protein MLLLRRVCFLLPSPSPRAPLAKPLPLLLRLPRTLPSAARALASMAAPAAPAGGTAAMSRDAFRAAVTNTLERRLFFVPSFKIYGGVAGLYDYGPPGCAVKANVLAFWRQHFVLEEGMLEVDCPCVTPEVVLKASGHVDKFTDLMVKDEKTGNCYRADHLLKDFCKDKLEKDQTLSPEQAEEYNKILAILDDLSAEQLGAKIKEYGIVAPDTKNPLSDPYPFNLMFQTSIGPSGLSPGYMRPETAQGIFVNFKDLYYYNGNKLPFAAAQIGQAFRNEISPRQGLLRVREFTLAEIEHFVDPEDKSHPKFGDVSDLEFLMFPREDQMAGRSATRLKLGNAVSEGTVNNETLGYFIGRVYLFLTQLGIDKDRLRFRQHLPNEMAHYAADCWDAEIECSYGWIECVGIADRSAYDLRAHSDKSGEKLEAHEKFAEPREVEKLVITPSKKELGLAFKGNQRMVLEALEAMGETEALDMKAKLESKGEVEFKVCTLGKDVTIKKSMVSINIEKKKEHQRKFTPSVIEPSFGIGRIIYCLFEHCFFQRPGKAEDEQLNVFGFPPLVAPIKCTVFPLVKLEKFEVVAKKISKALTAAGISHIIDMTGNTIGKRYARTDELGVPLAITVDNTTSVTVRDRDSKDQIRVEVDEVASVVKEVMDGQSTWADIMWRYPTHTASAAEDEAEP from the exons ATGCTCCTGCTCCGCCGCGTCTGCTTCCTCCTCCCGTCGCCCTCTCCTCGCGCGCCGCTCGCAAAACCTctcccgctcctcctccgcctgccCAGAACCCTACCCTCGGCAGCGCGCGCGCTCGCGTCCATGGCTGCGCCGGCCGCGCCGGCGGGTGGGACGGCGGCGATGAGCCGGGACGCGTTCCGCGCGGCGGTGACCAACACGCTGGAGCGGCGCCTCTTCTTCGTGCCCTCTTTCAAGATCTACGGCGGCGTTGCGGGGCTCTACGACTACGGGCCCCCCGGGTGCGCCGTCAAGGCCAACGTCCTCGCTTTCTGGCGCCAG CATTTTGTGCTAGAGGAAGGGATGCTTGAGGTCGACTGTCCATGTGTGACACCAGAAGTTGTCTTGAAAGCCTCTGGTCATGTGGATAAATTTACAGACTTAATGGTTAAAGATGAAAAGACAGGAAACTGCTACCGTGCAGACCATTTGCTCAAGGATTTCTGTAAGGATAAGCTTGAGAAGGACCAGACATTGTCACCAGAGCAGGCAGAAGAATACAATAAAATTCTTGCTATCTTGGATGATCTCTCTGCAGAGCAATTGGGTGCTAAGATTAAGGAGTATGGGATTGTTGCTCCTGACACCAAGAACCCATTGTCGGATCCCTACCCCTTCAATCTCATGTTTCAGACTTCCATTGGACCGTCAGGTTTGAGTCCAGG GTATATGAGGCCAGAGACAGCACAGGGTATCTTTGTAAACTTTAAAGACTTGTACTACTACAATGGCAACAAGCTACCTTTCGCTGCAGCTCAAATTGGCCAGGCCTTCAGGAATGAG ATATCTCCCCGCCAAGGCCTTCTGAGAGTCCGCGAGTTTACATTAGCGGAAATTGAGCACTTTGTGGACCCAGAGGACAAATCCCACCCAAAATTTGGTGATGTCTCTGATCTAGAATTCTTGATGTTTCCAAGAGAGGACCAAATGGCAGGAAGGTCAGCCACAAGACTTAAACTCGGAAATGCTGTATCTGAG GGAACTGTGAACAATGAGACCCTTGGCTACTTTATTGGAAGAGTCTACCTTTTCTTGACACAACTTGGGATTGATAAAGATCGTCTACGCTTCCGACAGCATCTGCCAAATGAAATGGCTCACTATGCTGCTGATTGTTGGGATGCAGAGATTGAGTGCTCTTATGGATGGATTGAGTGTGTTGGAATTGCTGATAGGTCTGCCTATGACTTGCGTGCACACTCG GATAAAAGTGGTGAGAAACTTGAAGCACATGAAAAGTTTGCAGAACCCAGAGAAGTGGAG AAATTAGTTATAACCCCATCAAAGAAGGAGCTTGGCCTTGCATTCAAAGGGAACCAAAGGATGGTTCTTGAAGCATTGGAA GCGATGGGTGAGACTGAAGCTTTGGATATGAAAGCTAAGTTGGAGTCCAAGGGGGAGGTTGAGTTCAAAGTGTGCACCCTTGGGAAGGATGTTACGATAAAGAAAAGCATGGTTTCAATTAATATTGAGAAGAAAAAAGAACACCAAAGGAAATTTACTCCTTCTGTCATTGAACCATCCTTTGGGATTGGGCGCATTATATACTGCCTTTTTGAGCACTGTTTCTTCCAAAGGCCTGGCAAGGCAGAGGATGAGCAGTTAAATGTGTTTGGTTTCCCCCCTCTTGTTGCCCCAATAAAGTGCACTGTCTTTCCACTGGTCAAGCTTGAGAAATTTGAGGTTGTTGCCAAGAAAATTTCAAAGGCCTTGACAGCAGCAGGGATTTCACATATTATCGACATGACAG GTAACACAATAGGAAAACGCTATGCAAGGACGGACGAGCTTGGCGTGCCCCTGGCGATCACGGTTGACAACACCACTAGCGTGACGGTGCGCGACCGGGACAGCAAGGACCAGATCCGCGTGGAGGTGGACGAGGTGGCCTCGGTGGTGAAGGAGGTAATGGACGGGCAGAGCACCtgggccgacatcatgtggaggTACCCGACGCACACCGCCTCAGCCGCCGAGGATGAGGCTGAACCCTGA
- the LOC112899029 gene encoding cytochrome b-c1 complex subunit Rieske, mitochondrial: MLRVAGRRLSSSLSWRPAAAAARNPLAGAGAPGGDDDSARGRSQPRFSIESPFFAAARGFSSAETLVPRNQDAGLADVPATVAAVKNPNPKVVYDEYNHERYPPGDPSKRAFAYFVLSGGRFIYASLLRLLVLKFVLSMSASKDVLALASLEVDLSSIEPGTTVTVKWRGKPVFIRRRTEDDIKLANSVDVASLRHPEQDAERVKNPEWLVVIGVCTHLGCIPLPNAGDFGGWFCPCHGSHYDISGRIRKGPAPFNLEVPTYSFLEENKLLIG, encoded by the exons ATGCTGAGGGTTGCGGGGAGGAGGCTCTCGTCTTCCCTCTCCTGGcgccccgccgcggccgctgccaGGAACCCGCTTGCCGGCGCTGGCGCCCCCGGCGGGGACGACGACTCCGCCCGCGGCCGGAGCCAGCCGCGGTTCTCCATCGAGTCCcccttcttcgccgccgccagGG GTTTCTCTTCTGCTGAAACACTTGTCCCAAGGAACCAAGATGCTGGCCTAGCTGATGTTCCAGCAACTGTGGCTGCTGTAAAGAACCCTAACCCAAAGGTGGTTTATGATGAGTACAACCATGAAAGATATCCTCCTGGAGATCCCAGCAAGCGTGCCTTTGCATACTTTGTCCTGAGTGGTGGGAGATTCATTTACGCATCACTGCTGCGTCTCCTCGTATTGAAGTTTGTCCTAAGCATGTCAGCAAGTAAGGATGTGCTTGCCCTCGCTTCACTCGAGGTGGACCTCTCCAGCATTGAACCAGGCACCACAGTGACTGTGAAGTGGCGTGGGAAGCCGGTCTTCATCAGGCGCCGGACTGAGGATGACATCAAGCTGGCCAACAGCGTGGACGTCGCGTCCCTGCGCCACCCAGAGCAGGACGCGGAGCGCGTGAAGAACCCTGAGTGGCTGGTGGTCATTGGCGTCTGCACCCACCTCGGCTGCATCCCGCTTCCGAACGCAGGAGACTTTGGTGGCTGGTTCTGCCCGTGCCACGGCTCCCACTACGACATCTCCGGGAGGATCCGTAAGGGACCTGCGCCGTTCAACCTTGAGGTGCCCACCTACAGTTTCTTGGAGGAGAACAAGCTGCTCATAGGCTAA
- the LOC112899883 gene encoding probable glucuronosyltransferase Os04g0398600 → MGSGTGWFPVALLLLAASILSPRVVAAAAAGGEAEHAVQQHSERISGSAGDVLEDNPVGRLKVFIYDLPRKYNKKMVTKDPRCLNHMFAAEIFMHRFLLSSAVRTLNPKEADWFYTPVYTTCDLTNAGLPLPFKSPRVMRSAIQYISNKWPFWNRTDGADHFFVVPHDFAACFHYQEEKAIERGILPLLRRATLVQTFGQENHVCLKEGSIIIPPYAPPQKMQAHLISPDTPRSIFVYFRGLFYDTGNDPEGGYYARGARASLWENFKSNPLFDISTDHPATYYEDMQRAVFCLCPLGWAPWSPRLVEAVVFGCIPVIIADDIVLPFADAIPWEEIGVFVEEKDVPKLDTILTSMPIDDILRKQRLLANPSMKQAMLFPQPAQPRDAFHQILNGLARKLPHPKGTYLQPGDKRLNWTAGPVGDLKPW, encoded by the exons ATGGGATCAGGAACGGGGTGGTTCCCCGTGGCCCTCCTGCTGCTGGCAGCCTCCATCCTCTCGCCGCGggtggtcgccgccgccgccgccggcggggaggCCGAACACGCCGTTCAGCAGCACAGCGAGCGCATCTCAG GGAGTGCTGGTGATGTGTTAGAAGATAATCCTGTGGGGAGGTTGAAGGTCTTCATTTATGACTTGCCGAGGAAGTACAACAAGAAGATGGTCACCAAGGATCCACGGTGCCTCAATCACATGTTTGCTgcagaaattttcatgcatcGTTTCTTGCTCTCAAGTGCTGTGCGGACTCTAAATCCCAAGGAGGCTGACTGGTTCTATACGCCAGTTTATACTACTTGTGATTTAACTAATGCTGGACTGCCCTTgccatttaagtcacctcgggtGATGAGGAGTGCAATCCAATATATCTCAAACAAATGGCCCTTCTGGAACAGAACTGATGGAGCAGATCACTTCTTTGTTGTTCCGCATGATTTTGCAGCATGCTTCCACTACCAG GAAGAAAAGGCTATTGAGCGTGGAATTCTTCCATTGCTGCGACGTGCTACTTTGGTTCAAACTTTTGGACAGGAGAATCATGTCTGTCTAAAGGAGGGTTCTATCATTATCCCACCCTATGCTCCTCCACAGAAAATGCAAGCTCATCTGATTTCCCCCGACACTCCACGCTCAATCTTTGTTTACTTCCGGGGGCTTTTCTATGATACGGGGAATGACCCTGAGGGTGGATACTATGCAAG AGGTGCACGAGCTTCCCTGTGGGAGAATTTCAAGAGCAACCCTCTATTTGATATTTCCACAGACCACCCTGCCACTTACTATGAAGACATGCAGCGTGCTGTCTTCTGCCTGTGCCCATTGGGCTGGGCACCATGGAGCCCTAGGTTGGTTGAGGCTGTGGTCTTTGGCTGCATTCCAGTCATCATAGCTGATGATATTGTGCTACCATTTGCGGATGCAATTCCATGGGAGGAAATTGGTGTCTTTGTTGAGGAGAAGGATGTCCCGAAGTTAGACACAATCCTCACATCAATGCCAATCGATGACATTTTAAGAAAGCAAAGGTTACTTGCAAATCCATCAATGAAGCAGGCCATGTTGTTCCCGCAGCCAGCCCAACCAAGGGATGCATTCCACCAAATCTTGAACGGTCTTGCTCGCAAGCTGCCACACCCCAAGGGAACATACTTACAACCTGGCGATAAGCGTCTCAACTGGACTGCTGGACCTGTGGGAGATCTGAAGCCCTGGTAG
- the LOC112899884 gene encoding pollen-specific protein C13-like, with protein MASLRILPAAAAILLFAVAAVATKAPDYVIQGRVYCDTCRAGFETNVTEYMKGAKVRLECKHFGTGNVERAIDGVTDETGTYKVELKDSHEEDICEVVLVQSPRKDCDEVQELRDRASVLLTRNVGICDSVRLANPLGYFKDVPLPVCGELLKQLDLDDQTE; from the exons ATGGCCTCGCTCCGCATCcttccggccgccgccgccatcctctTGTTCGCCGTGGCCGCCGTCGCCACCAAAGCTCCCGACTACGTCATCCAGGGCCGCGTCTACTGCGACACCTGCCGCGCCGGGTTCGAGACCAATGTCACCGAGTACATGAAGG GCGCCAAGGTCAGGCTGGAGTGCAAGCACTTCGGCACCGGCAACGTCGAGCGCGCCATCGACGGCGTGACCGACGAGACCGGCACCTACAAGGTCGAGCTCAAGGACAGCCACGAGGAGGACATCTGCGAGGTCGTCCTCGTCCAGAGCCCGCGCAAGGACTGCGACGAGGTCCAGGAGCTCAGGGACCGCGCCAGCGTCCTGCTCACCAGGAACGTCGGCATCTGCGACAGCGTGCGCCTCGCCAACCCGCTCGGCTACTTCAAGGACGTGCCGCTGCCCGTCTGCGGCGAGCTGCTCAAGCAGCTCGACTTGGATGACCAGACTGAGTAA
- the LOC112900337 gene encoding uncharacterized protein LOC112900337 isoform X1 translates to MVLQNDIDLLNPPAELEKLKHKKKRLVQSPNSFFMDVKCQGCFSMCPGGNRFLASRAPGTPCVWHLESSPRRVWRQFFLQGGRRMGDFASAGVKRGPRGRVAHVGISSSCAQGKSARLHLPPRRIADSERERVAGQQHLESSAAVRCSDSAVPALQSHGSSPFSNRFASSSSSPTNPGGSPPFLLHPGAPGSSSASQPAPPPAAASHGHSTTVFSHSQTVVVCPGCQTVLCQPTGGKARLTEGCSFRRKGD, encoded by the exons ATG GTGCTCCAGAACGACATCGACCTGCTGAACCCGCCGGCGGAGCTGGAGAAGCTCAAGCACAAGAAGAAGCGCCTCGTCCAGTCCCCCAACTCCTTCTTCATG GATGTCAAGTGCCAGGGCTGCTTCAGCAT GTGTCCAGGTGGAAATCGATTCCTGGCATCGAGGGCGCCAGGCACCCCATGCGTATGGCATCTGGAGTCGTCGCCTAGGCGTGTATGGCGTCAATTTTTTCTGCAAGGCGGGCGCCGCATGGGCGATTTTGCAAGTGCGGGGGTGAAAAGGGGACCGCGCGGGAGGGTTGCGCACGTGGGAATCAGCAGCAGCTGCGCGCAGGGGAAATCCGCGCGCCTACACCTCCCACCGCGACGTATCGCAGATTCAGAACGAGAGAGGGTGGCGGGCCAGCAGCACCTCGAATCCTCAGCGGCGGTGCGCTGCTCCGATTCAGCCGTGCCTGCTCTCCAATCCCATGGCTCCAGCCCCTTCTCCAATCGATTtgcatcttcttcctcttctccaaCCAATCCGGGCGGAAGCCCTCCATTCCTTCTCCATCCAGGAGCTCCTGGTTCTTCTTCTGCCTCCCAGCCAGCACCCCCTCCCGCAGCTGCATCACACGGACAcag CACTACCGTGTTCAGCCACTCCCAGACGGTGGTGGTCTGCCCGGGCTGCCAGACGGTGCTCTGCCAGCCGACAGGCGGGAAGGCCAGGCTAACCGAGGGGTGCTCCTTCCGCCGCAAGGGCGACTAA
- the LOC112900337 gene encoding 40S ribosomal protein S27 isoform X2, with the protein MVLQNDIDLLNPPAELEKLKHKKKRLVQSPNSFFMDVKCQGCFSITTVFSHSQTVVVCPGCQTVLCQPTGGKARLTEGCSFRRKGD; encoded by the exons ATG GTGCTCCAGAACGACATCGACCTGCTGAACCCGCCGGCGGAGCTGGAGAAGCTCAAGCACAAGAAGAAGCGCCTCGTCCAGTCCCCCAACTCCTTCTTCATG GATGTCAAGTGCCAGGGCTGCTTCAGCAT CACTACCGTGTTCAGCCACTCCCAGACGGTGGTGGTCTGCCCGGGCTGCCAGACGGTGCTCTGCCAGCCGACAGGCGGGAAGGCCAGGCTAACCGAGGGGTGCTCCTTCCGCCGCAAGGGCGACTAA